A single genomic interval of Helicoverpa zea isolate HzStark_Cry1AcR chromosome 19, ilHelZeax1.1, whole genome shotgun sequence harbors:
- the LOC124639622 gene encoding uncharacterized protein LOC124639622 has protein sequence MRGNDLVSTDLSDTESEMSRTSGVATRQSRKRAFLKRGSGGSSDAAEKPAKRAVLKADDQPSRTSTSHGASSVLYADHSVEEMERMALEDQMEILEVASKSSNLKGTFQKALKCRAANLLGIIKELAQRTTSDETRRLQAKVDRLQKEVTALHARAAEPTTRPEGTSEGSATRPPSSNPEDIIRKVIMEERAFIRACFAGIEDRLLPETRLRPPLAADKAPGRMPIAPGPSTAPAQSEPQVLKTTKGKGKGKKTSPAPTTQTVPPEPVREDPLLPSTTPSNQPWIKVVARKRKGKKSAPEPPAAKPAASVDKRRKLAPPPRTEAVVVTLTPEAAQRGETYESVLRRARTNVDPAELGAGRVTCRKTQTGARIFEFSGAQRGTKADLFATKLREAVTDTAKVVRAVKCVALEVTDLDDSVTQEEVVAAVAAAGGCAVASVKSRGIRPGRRGMGTVRLECPVVAAKVVLAKGRLPVGLSSGGVRVLEDAPMRCFKCLGIGHTRPLCPSTAERCELCFRCGKGGHRLATCEAATMHCAVCAASGRPANHVMTGKECRPPPKKGKPQAPVRPAAASATEAPVPVPATEGSAMNTD, from the coding sequence ATGAGAGGTAATGATCTCGTGTCGACCGACCTGTCCGACACGGAGTCAGAAATGAGTCGAACGAGCGGTGTCGCAACCCGCCAGTCGAGGAAGAGGGCCTTCCTCAAGCGGGGCTCCGGAGGCTCCTCGGACGCAGCCGAGAAGCCCGCCAAGCGGGCGGTATTAAAAGCCGACGACCAGCCAAGCAGAACCAGCACCAGCCACGGCGCCTCCAGTGTCCTCTACGCGGACCACTCCGTGGAGGAAATGGAGCGCATGGCTCTGGAGGATCAGATGGAGATCCTAGAGGTGGCCTCCAAGTCCTCAAATCTAAAGGGGACCTTCCAAAAGGCCCTGAAATGCCGGGCAGCGAACTTGCTCGGCATTATAAAGGAGTTGGCGCAGCGCACCACCTCCGATGAAACGCGGCGACTGCAGGCGAAGGTGGATCGCCTGCAGAAAGAGGTGACCGCGCTGCACGCGCGCGCTGCCGAGCCCACGACTCGGCCTGAGGGGACGTCGGAAGGTTCAGCAACGAGGCCCCCCTCCTCTAACCCTGAGGATATCATCCGCAAGGTGATCATGGAGGAGAGGGCCTTCATCAGGGCCTGTTTTGCCGGCATAGAAGACCGGCTCCTGCCGGAGACGCGGCTACGCCCTCCACTAGCGGCGGATAAGGCGCCCGGACGAATGCCCATTGCACCGGGGCCCTCAACGGCTCCAGCCCAGTCGGAGCCCCAGGTGCTAAAGACCACCAAGGGCAAAGGAAAGGGCAAGAAGACCTCACCAGCCCCGACTACCCAGACGGTCCCTCCCGAACCGGTAAGGGAAGACCCTCTGCTGCCCTCCACCACCCCTTCCAACCAGCCTTGGATTAAGGTGGTAGCGAGGAAGCGGAAGGGGAAAAAGTCGGCTCCTGAGCCCCCTGCGGCCAAGCCTGCAGCCTCAGTGGACAAGAGGAGGAAGCTCGCTCCTCCTCCAAGAACCGAAGCCGTGGTAGTCACGTTGACTCCAGAGGCAGCGCAACGAGGGGAGACGTACGAGTCCGTACTGCGGCGGGCTCGTACAAACGTCGACCCTGCGGAACTTGGGGCTGGCCGAGTCACGTGCCGGAAGACCCAAACGGGGGCTCGTATCTTCGAGTTCTCGGGGGCCCAACGCGGCACCAAGGCGGACCTCTTCGCGACAAAGCTCCGAGAGGCTGTCACGGACACGGCCAAGGTCGTGAGGGCCGTCAAGTGTGTGGCTCTCGAGGTGACCGACCTTGACGACTCGGTCACGCAAGAGGAGGTGGTGGCAGCGGTTGCGGCGGCGGGGGGCTGCGCCGTCGCATCTGTCAAGAGCCGAGGTATTAGACCTGGCCGCAGGGGAATGGGCACCGTGAGATTAGAGTGCCCGGTCGTAGCTGCGAAGGTGGTTCTGGCTAAGGGTCGCCTCCCGGTTGGGCTCAGCTCGGGTGGGGTCCGGGTACTTGAGGATGCGCCGATGCGCTGTTTCAAGTGCCTCGGCATTGGGCACACCCGGCCTCTCTGCCCGTCCACTGCCGAGCGATGCGAACTTTGCTTCCGCTGCGGAAAAGGGGGGCACAGGTTAGCCACCTGCGAGGCTGCCACCATGCATTGCGCAGTATGCGCTGCCAGTGGTCGTCCAGCCAACCACGTGATGACGGGCAAGGAATGCCGACCGCCACCAAAGAAGGGCAAACCGCAGGCGCCGGTGCGACCTGCCGCTGCCTCCGCCACTGAAGCTCCAGTTCCAGTGCCGGCCACCGAGGGAAGCGCGATGAACACCGACTAA